A single genomic interval of Oncorhynchus mykiss isolate Arlee chromosome 13, USDA_OmykA_1.1, whole genome shotgun sequence harbors:
- the LOC110487041 gene encoding ethanolamine-phosphate cytidylyltransferase isoform X1 — MIKNGHHPMNTTGKDAGTNVGATACSPEKRRRTIRVWCDGCYDMVHYGHSNQLRQAKAMGDYLIVGVHTDGEISQHKGPPVFTQDERYKMVRAIKWVDEIVEGAPYVTTLETLDKYTSDFCVHGDDITLTVDGKDTYEEVKRSGRYRECKRTQGVSTTDLVGRMLLMTKTHHSNIGHSDYQQHTDNFGKVLQGPKGHSPWTGVSQFLQTSQKIIQFASGQEPQPGDTIIYVAGAFDLFHIGHVDFLEAVSRLSDKPYVIVGLHFDQEVNRYKGKNYPIMNVHERTLSVLACRYVSEVVIGAPYAVTRELLDHFKVDLVCHGKTEVHPDKDGSDPYAEPRKKGILHTVDSMNSLTTDSIVQRIIKNRLLFEARNQKKEAKEMAVIQAMKRREEEKGKERAQAVL, encoded by the exons ATGATCAAGAACGGACATCACCCAATGAACACAACAGGGAAAGATGCAGGGACGAACGTCGGCGCTACAGCTTGCAGTCCGGAGAAGAGAAGACGAACCATCCGGGTGTGGTGTGACGGGTG CTATGACATGGTCCATTATGGTCACTCCAACCAGCTGCGGCAGGCCAAGGCCATGGGAGATTACCTCATCGTTGGAGTACACACAGACG GTGAGATCTCACAGCACAAGGGTCCCCCGGTCTTCACCCAGGATGAACGATACAAGATGGTGAGAGCCATCAAGTGGGTGGATGAGATAGTGGAGGGAGCGCCCTACGTCACCACGCTGGAGACCCTGGACAAGTACACCAGTGACTTCTGTGTGCACGGAG ATGACATCACACTAACAGTGGATGGGAAGGACACATACGAAGAGGTGAAGAGGTCAGGGAGGTACAG GGAGTGCAAGCGAACCCAGGGAGTTTCTACCACAGACCTGGTCGGTCGCATGCTACTGATGACCAAAACCCACCACAGCAACATA GGCCATTCAGACTATCAACAGCACACAGACAACTTTGGCAAG GTGTTGCAGGGTCCTAAGGGCCACAGTCCGTGGACGGGGGTGTCCCAGTTCCTCCAGACGTCCCAGAAGATTATCCAGTTTGCCTCAGGACAGGAGCCTCAGCCTGGGGACACCATCATCTATGTGGCTGGAGCCTTCGACCTCTTCC ATATTGGCCATGTGGACTTCCTGGAGGCGGTTTCCAGGCTTTCAGACAAGCCATATGTTATAGTGGGGTTACACTTTGACCAG GAGGTGAATCGCTACAAAGGGAAGAATTACCCCATTATGAACGTCCATGAGAGAACACTCAGTGTGCTGGCCTGTCGG TATGTCTCTGAGGTGGTGATTGGTGCGCCTTATGCAGTCACGAGAGAGTTACTAGACCACTTCAAG GTGGACCTTGTGTGCCATGGGAAGACAGAGGTGCATCCTGACAAAGACGGGTCGGACCCCTATGCT GAGCCCAGGAAGAAAGGAATACTGCACACTGTGGACAGTATGAACAGCCTCACCACTGATAGTATTGTTCAGAGGATCATCAAAAACAG GCTGCTGTTCGAGGCCAGGAACCAGAAGAAAGAGGCCAAAGAGATGGCTGTGATCCAGGCcatgaagagaagagaggaggagaagggcaaGGAGAGAGCCCAGGCTGTGCTCTAG
- the LOC110487041 gene encoding ethanolamine-phosphate cytidylyltransferase isoform X2, whose product MIKNGHHPMNTTGKDAGTNVGATACSPEKRRRTIRVWCDGCYDMVHYGHSNQLRQAKAMGDYLIVGVHTDGEISQHKGPPVFTQDERYKMVRAIKWVDEIVEGAPYVTTLETLDKYTSDFCVHGDDITLTVDGKDTYEEVKRSGRYRECKRTQGVSTTDLVGRMLLMTKTHHSNIGHSDYQQHTDNFGKGPKGHSPWTGVSQFLQTSQKIIQFASGQEPQPGDTIIYVAGAFDLFHIGHVDFLEAVSRLSDKPYVIVGLHFDQEVNRYKGKNYPIMNVHERTLSVLACRYVSEVVIGAPYAVTRELLDHFKVDLVCHGKTEVHPDKDGSDPYAEPRKKGILHTVDSMNSLTTDSIVQRIIKNRLLFEARNQKKEAKEMAVIQAMKRREEEKGKERAQAVL is encoded by the exons ATGATCAAGAACGGACATCACCCAATGAACACAACAGGGAAAGATGCAGGGACGAACGTCGGCGCTACAGCTTGCAGTCCGGAGAAGAGAAGACGAACCATCCGGGTGTGGTGTGACGGGTG CTATGACATGGTCCATTATGGTCACTCCAACCAGCTGCGGCAGGCCAAGGCCATGGGAGATTACCTCATCGTTGGAGTACACACAGACG GTGAGATCTCACAGCACAAGGGTCCCCCGGTCTTCACCCAGGATGAACGATACAAGATGGTGAGAGCCATCAAGTGGGTGGATGAGATAGTGGAGGGAGCGCCCTACGTCACCACGCTGGAGACCCTGGACAAGTACACCAGTGACTTCTGTGTGCACGGAG ATGACATCACACTAACAGTGGATGGGAAGGACACATACGAAGAGGTGAAGAGGTCAGGGAGGTACAG GGAGTGCAAGCGAACCCAGGGAGTTTCTACCACAGACCTGGTCGGTCGCATGCTACTGATGACCAAAACCCACCACAGCAACATA GGCCATTCAGACTATCAACAGCACACAGACAACTTTGGCAAG GGTCCTAAGGGCCACAGTCCGTGGACGGGGGTGTCCCAGTTCCTCCAGACGTCCCAGAAGATTATCCAGTTTGCCTCAGGACAGGAGCCTCAGCCTGGGGACACCATCATCTATGTGGCTGGAGCCTTCGACCTCTTCC ATATTGGCCATGTGGACTTCCTGGAGGCGGTTTCCAGGCTTTCAGACAAGCCATATGTTATAGTGGGGTTACACTTTGACCAG GAGGTGAATCGCTACAAAGGGAAGAATTACCCCATTATGAACGTCCATGAGAGAACACTCAGTGTGCTGGCCTGTCGG TATGTCTCTGAGGTGGTGATTGGTGCGCCTTATGCAGTCACGAGAGAGTTACTAGACCACTTCAAG GTGGACCTTGTGTGCCATGGGAAGACAGAGGTGCATCCTGACAAAGACGGGTCGGACCCCTATGCT GAGCCCAGGAAGAAAGGAATACTGCACACTGTGGACAGTATGAACAGCCTCACCACTGATAGTATTGTTCAGAGGATCATCAAAAACAG GCTGCTGTTCGAGGCCAGGAACCAGAAGAAAGAGGCCAAAGAGATGGCTGTGATCCAGGCcatgaagagaagagaggaggagaagggcaaGGAGAGAGCCCAGGCTGTGCTCTAG